A region from the Camelus ferus isolate YT-003-E chromosome 1, BCGSAC_Cfer_1.0, whole genome shotgun sequence genome encodes:
- the CLDND1 gene encoding LOW QUALITY PROTEIN: claudin domain-containing protein 1 (The sequence of the model RefSeq protein was modified relative to this genomic sequence to represent the inferred CDS: deleted 1 base in 1 codon), translating into MDNRFATAFVIACVLSLISTIYMAASIGTDFWYEYRSPVQENSSDLNKSIWTDFASDEADEKTYNDALFRYNGTVGLWRRCITIPQNTYWYSPPERTESFDMVTKCMSFTLNEQFMEKFVDPGNHNSGIDLLRTYLWRCQFLLPFVSLGLMCFGALIGLCACICRSLYPTIATGILHLLAGLCTLGSVSCYVAGIELLHQKLELPENVSGEFGWSFCLACVSAPLQFMASALFIWAAHTNRKEYTLMKAYRVA; encoded by the exons ATGGATAACCGTTTTGCTACAGCATTTGTAATTGCTTGTGTGCTTAGCCTCATTTCTACCATCTACATGGCAGCCTCAATTGGCACAGACTTCTGGTATGAATATCGAAGTCCAGTTCAAGAAAATTCCAGTGATTTGAACAAAAGCATCTGGACCGACTTTGCTAGTGATGAGGCAGATGAGAAGACTTACAATGATGCACTTTTCCGATATAATGGCACGGTGGGATTGTGGAGACGGTGTATCACTATACCCCAGAACACATACTGGTATAGCCCACCGGAAAGGACAG AGTCATTTGATATGGTCACAAAATGTATGAGTTTCACGCTAAATGAGCAGTTCATGGAGAAATTTGTTGATCCTGGAAACCACAATAGTGGGATTGATCTGCTTCGGACCT ATCTTTGGCGTTGCCagtttcttttaccttttgttAGTCTAGGTTTGATGTGCTTTGGGGCTTTGATTGGACTTTGTGCTTGTATCTGCCGAAGCTTGTATCCCACCATTGCCACAGGCATTCTCCATCTCCTTGCAG GTCTGTGTACACTGGGCTCAGTGAGTTGTTACGTTGCTGGAATCGAACTACTCCACCAGAAGCTAGAGCTGCCTGAGAATGTGTCCGGC GAATTTGGATGGTCCTTCTGCCTGGCTTGCGTCTCAGCTCCCTTACAGTTCATGGCTTCTGCTCTCTTCATCTGGGCTGCTCATACCAACCGGAAAGAGTACACCTTAATGAAGGCATATCGTGTGGCCTGA